In one Candidatus Woesearchaeota archaeon genomic region, the following are encoded:
- a CDS encoding DUF1295 domain-containing protein, which yields MAIIGIALFVAILIQIVLFIPAFTYKTDKLTDMSYAATFFLLGLLLFFFNKYTTHKLILLLMITAWSFRLAIYMYSRIKRMVRDARFDGIREDFFRFFGFWLFQGTTVWIIMIPTALYFAVGETKLTALTIIGFVVWLKGFLIETIADYQKFVFKNKPENRTKWIATGLWKYSRHPNYYGEILCWLGVYLFAISALTGFNILIAFISPAFIALLLVYYSGIPGLEKMADKKYGQ from the coding sequence ATGGCAATCATTGGCATAGCTTTGTTTGTTGCAATTCTTATTCAAATAGTATTGTTTATTCCAGCTTTTACATACAAAACAGATAAATTAACAGATATGTCTTATGCTGCTACGTTTTTCTTATTAGGTTTGTTGTTATTTTTCTTTAACAAATACACTACCCATAAACTCATTCTGCTTCTTATGATTACTGCATGGTCGTTTCGATTAGCAATTTACATGTATAGCCGAATTAAACGAATGGTTCGAGATGCACGATTCGACGGTATTCGAGAAGATTTCTTTCGATTCTTTGGCTTTTGGCTCTTTCAAGGTACCACCGTCTGGATAATTATGATTCCAACGGCATTATATTTCGCTGTTGGAGAAACAAAACTTACTGCATTAACAATTATTGGATTTGTTGTTTGGCTTAAAGGTTTTCTAATTGAAACAATTGCCGATTATCAAAAATTTGTTTTCAAAAATAAGCCTGAAAATAGAACTAAATGGATTGCGACTGGTTTGTGGAAATATTCTCGCCATCCTAATTATTACGGTGAAATTCTTTGTTGGTTAGGAGTCTATCTCTTTGCCATTTCTGCATTAACTGGATTTAATATTCTTATTGCATTCATTAGCCCAGCATTCATAGCTTTATTACTTGTTTATTATTCGGGGATTCCAGGACTTGAAAAAATGGCCGATAAAAAATATGGCCAAG